DNA sequence from the Cohnella herbarum genome:
AGTCATCCGGACACCGCCGGATTTGAGCTGGTCCACGGCATGCTCGACCTTGGAGTCCATGCTCTCACAGCCTTTCGTATAACGTCAGCGCGTAGAATAAATTGATTACCTATATTCTACGTTTCGTATCCGACGATTGTCAATGGAATATCCATCCCTACCGATCCGCACCGGAAAACGGAGCTAATTGCCTTTACGTTGATGACCGCGGGATTCCCAGAACCACAGCGCCACTCCGGCCGCTATTAGTACAACCGCGCCAAACATGGAGCCGGCGGAATTAAATAACCTGTGCGTCCAATCCGTTCCCGACATAAGCAGGAAAACGACTCCCGCTCCGGCTAGCAATACGACTCCGATGGGAGGCAAGCCGCGGCCTTCGGTAGGCGGTTGAGGAGAAGACGATGACATCTGAGGAGCCGACGGAACGAATCCGCTCCCTGCCCAACCGCCGCCAAAGCCGCCGAGGGTTCCCATAGAATCATTGCGTTCGTTCACGGCATCCGTGCTTTGGATCGCATCGAACAGATTATAGAAGTAAATGATTGGCATCAGTAAGCTAAGCAACACGATAGATAATACGTTGTCTATCTCCATAGAGGCGAACACGATGGCCGTAATATCGAGCGCGACAAGCAACATAAGAACGATGCCTTTTACCATCAACCCTAAATACATATGCCCGATTCCCGGAACTAGAAACGCTAACAATCCGGCGACCCACTTGCTTTTTTTACCTTTCCGCTGCTGACTGCTTACCGGATAACCATTAGGGCCGTAACCCGCCCATTGCTCCTGTTGCTGAACGCGTTCAGCGTCAGGACTTGGAGGCAGCGGTACCTCGTTCATATTTTGACTCCAATCCTCCGACTCCTTCATTCCAATACCTCCATCTCCAATATTCCGCCTACGCCGATAATATCATCGATTCATTTTCGTTATTGTAACATGCTGGAATTTGACCTTACAATGGTTTGCGGACGGGGGGTAAACCTAGGCTGAAGTCGGAGTTGACAAATCTATTTAATTCCCTCGGGGTTTACGAACCAGCCGAACCATTTCAATGCCCGGGATGGGTTTGAAGGTATCGTGGCGAGCAAAACCGAAACGTTCATATAACGCAATGGCCGGGAGATTCCGAATTTCCGCCGTTACGGAACAGGTCGCGGAATGCGGCAGCTCCCTTAATAAATGCTCCAATAACGCGCCCCCTATACCTCGACGCATATGTTCCGGATGTACCATGAGCCTGCAAATCGAATATTTGCCTAATCGATCTCGCTCGAACGAGACGGCGCCAAGCAGTTCCCCTTCGGCATCCATATAGCCAAGAAAAGTTTCTTCGCAAGCCTGCAACGTTTGAACCGTATCCTGAAGCGGCGGCAGATCCGAAACTCCTATCAATTGCGCCTCGATCCGATAGGCCGAATGTTGTAAAGCCCATACCTCTTCCGCGATATCTCGTCGCTTGATATTCACTGCGTTAATGGACATAACAGCCTCTCCTTTGACTCGATAAGTAACAAAACGACAAATCCGCAACTAAGCGAATTTGTCGTTTACTCTGTTATTTATGCGTTCAATCGTTCGATCAACATCTTGTTTACGAGACCCGGATTCGCTTTCCCCTTCGTTTCCTTCATGATTTGGCCGACAAGGAAACCTATGGCCTTCTCCTTGCCGTTGCGGAAATCTTCGACGGATTGCGGGTTAGCCGCGATAACGGCGTCAACGATCGACAAAATCGCACCTTCGTCGCTAATCTGCACGAGACCTTGCTCTTCGACGATTTGTTGCGGCGATTTCCCGGTTTCGATCATGCCTTTGAACACGGTTTTGGCAATTTTCGTGCTGATCGTACCTTTTTCGATTAATTGAATCATTTCGCCTAAGCCTTGTCCGGTAATCTTGACTTCGCCGAGTTCCAAGTTGTTGGCATTCAAATAGCCGAGCAAGTCTCCCATGATCCAGTTGGCGGATGCCTTTGCATCGCTAGTGTGCTTAAGGCTTTCCTCGAAGAAATCCGCAAGTTTCATCGAAGCGGTCAGAACGCCGGCATCGTACGACGATAGGCCGTACTCCTGCATATATCGCGCTTGCCTTGCGTCCGGAAGCTCCGGAATCGAAGCTTGCACGCGAGCTTTCCACTCCGCGTCGATATGCAGCCGAACAAGATCCGGATCCGGAAAATAACGATAGTCGTGCGCTTCTTCTTTACCTCGCATGCTGATCGTTTTACCTTGCGCTTCGTCCCAACGGCGCGTCTCTTGCACGACGGTGCCGCCACTATCGAGCACGTCCGCCTGACGAAGTTCCTCGTACTCCAAACCGCGCTGAACGCCGCGGAAGGAGTTCATGTTCTTCAATTCGGCACGGGTTCCGAATTTCTCTTGCCCATACGGACGGATACTAATATTCGCATCGCAACGAAGGCTTCCTTCCTCCATTTTCACGTCGGAAACGTCGCAATATTGCATGATCGCCCTTAACTTCTCCAAATAAGCTTTCGCTTCTTCCGGAGAACGGATGTCGGGCTCGGAGACGATCTCCACGAGCGGAGTGCCTACTCGGTTCAAATCGACCAAGGAGCCGAAGCCTCCGTCCATATGCGTAAGTTTGCCGGCGTCCTCTTCCAGATGAAGGCGAGTGATGCCGATCCGTTTCGTCTTGCCGTTCACCTCGATGTCGATCCAGCCATTCTGGCCGATCGGTTGATCGAATTGCGAAATTTGATACGCCTTGGGCGAATCGGGATAAAAATAGTTTTTACGGTCGAACTTACACCATTCCGCGATTTCGCAGTTGATCGCCATTGCGGCTTTCATCGCGTATTCTACCGCTTGACGGTTAAGAACAGGCAGTACTCCCGGATGGCCTAAGCATACCGGGCAAGTGTGAGTATTAGGCGGAGCGCCGAAAGAAGTCGAGCAACCGCAGAAAATTTTCGAATTCGTATGCAGTTCGACGTGAACTTCTAGACCGACGACCGTTTCATATTTGGACATGTTGTGCTCCTCCTAAGACAGTGCCGGACGCAGGTCATGAAACCCGGTTTGGCTTTCGAATGCGTGCGCGGCTTTCAGTACCGTCGATTCGTCGAACGGCTTGCCGATGATCTGTAAACCGACCGGCAATCCGTCCGCCGTTCCGCAAGGAATGCTGATCGCCGGTACACCCGCCAAGCTGACGGGAATCGTGCAAATATCGTTCAAATACATCGTAAGCGGATCCCCGACTTGTTCGCCCAGCTTGAAAGCCGGAGTAGGAGCCGTCGGTCCGATAATCAAGTCGAATTTCTCGAACGCTTGATCGAAATCTTGCTTGATCAACGTACGAACTTGCTGAGCCTTCTTATAATAAGCGTCATAATAACCCGAGCTTAACGCATAAGTACCTAACATGATCCTACGTTTCACTTCCGGTCCGAAGCCTTCGCTGCGGGAGCGACGGTACAGATCGATGAGATTAGCCGGATTGTCGGCCCGAACTCCGTACCGGACGCCGTCGAAACGGGCCAGATTGGAGGACGCTTCGGAAGAAGCCAGCAAATAATAGGTGGCGACGGCGTATTCGGTATGCGGCAGGGAAACTTCCTCCCAAACGGCGCCCATCGCTTCGAACACCTTCAATGCCTCCAGCACGCGTTCCTTCACTTGCGGATCGATGCCTTGACCTAGATATTCTTTAGGTACGCCGATTCGCAAGCCTTTAACATCCCCGGTCAATGCCGACAAATAATCGGGGATTTCCACGTTAGCCGAAGTGGTATCGCGTCCGTCATGACCCGCGATCGCTTGAAGTACGTAAGCGGAATCCTCTACGTTCTTCGTAATCGGGCCGATCTGATCGAGCGACGAAGCGAACGCGACTAGTCCGAACCGCGAAACGAGGCCATAAGTCGGTTTAAACCCGACTACGCCGCAATAAGCCGCAGGCTGGCGAATCGAGCCGCCCGTGTCGGAACCTAACGTGAAATACACTTGTCCGGCAGCGACGGCCGCCGCGGAACCGCCGCTGGAACCGCCGGGGACGCGTTCCAAATCCCATGGATTGCGAACAGGATGGTAAGCGGAGTTCTCATTGGAACCGCCCATCGCGAACTCGTCCATATTCAGCTTGCCGATCGTTACGGATTGCGCGGCGCGCAGTTTGGTGACAACCGCGGCATCGTAGATCGGATCGTGGTTGCCTAGGAACTTACTGCCGCAAGTCGTACGCAACCCTTCCGTTACGATGTTATCCTTGATTCCGGCAGGCACGCCGAATAATAGTCCGCGTTCTCCGCCAGCCGCGAGTTGAGCATCGAGTGACTGAGCCTCTTTACGCGCGCCCTCTTCATTTAAAGCAAGGAAAGCGCCAATCTTGTCGTCCGTATCGGAAATCCGTTTAATGGAATGCTCCACCAGTTCGGCAACGGATAATTGTTTATTTTGAAGACGATTATGTAGTTCCGCCAATCTCAAGTCGAAAACCGACATGCTAAGCTCCTCCTAATCTTTATTCCAGAACCGCAGGCACTTTGAATTGCCCATCCTCTTCCTCCGGCGCGTTGAGAAGTACTTTCTCGATCGGCCAAGAAGGTTTAACGACATCTTCCCTCATCACATTAGCGAGAGGCAGTACGTGACTGGTCGGCTCGATGCCGTCCGTATTTAATTGGTTCAGCTTCTCCGCGTATTTCAATATGGCGTTCAATTGTCCCGCGAATTGTTCCTTCTCCGCATCGGACAGCTCCAGACGCGCCAAATTGGCAACATGTTCGACTTCTTTGATCGTGATGCTCATGCTTGTATAACCCTCCTTATTTCCGCATATCCGCTCATTCTTTTCATTATATCGGACAAACTAAGGGAACTCAATGACGGGAAAATGCTTTACGACTCCGTAAAACGGGTAAAATAATACAAACGTTTCCGCGGCAAAGGAGGACTATGATGCCCCATTACAATCGAAAGATATTGTCCACGCCCTTGAGAGATGCCGGACTCGTAGAATTCGCAGCGGACGATCTTGGTTTCCGAAACATCATAAACGACGCGATCGCCGAATGCGCTCAGCTTGAAGAAAATAAGCTTGCTATGCGTTACGACAATCATCGCCAACTTCTTCAACTGCTAAGCAAGCTGCAGAGAAACGTCCCCACCGAAGATGCCCGAGCTATTCAATGTCGGATTTCTTACGGGGAGCATGACGAAAAACCGGCAATTGAGCATAAAGATAAAGGCAATGTCATGCACTCCCCAGAGGACGGTTGGATCGCGCTTTCCGGTCTATTC
Encoded proteins:
- a CDS encoding GNAT family N-acetyltransferase; amino-acid sequence: MSINAVNIKRRDIAEEVWALQHSAYRIEAQLIGVSDLPPLQDTVQTLQACEETFLGYMDAEGELLGAVSFERDRLGKYSICRLMVHPEHMRRGIGGALLEHLLRELPHSATCSVTAEIRNLPAIALYERFGFARHDTFKPIPGIEMVRLVRKPRGN
- the gatA gene encoding Asp-tRNA(Asn)/Glu-tRNA(Gln) amidotransferase subunit GatA, producing MSVFDLRLAELHNRLQNKQLSVAELVEHSIKRISDTDDKIGAFLALNEEGARKEAQSLDAQLAAGGERGLLFGVPAGIKDNIVTEGLRTTCGSKFLGNHDPIYDAAVVTKLRAAQSVTIGKLNMDEFAMGGSNENSAYHPVRNPWDLERVPGGSSGGSAAAVAAGQVYFTLGSDTGGSIRQPAAYCGVVGFKPTYGLVSRFGLVAFASSLDQIGPITKNVEDSAYVLQAIAGHDGRDTTSANVEIPDYLSALTGDVKGLRIGVPKEYLGQGIDPQVKERVLEALKVFEAMGAVWEEVSLPHTEYAVATYYLLASSEASSNLARFDGVRYGVRADNPANLIDLYRRSRSEGFGPEVKRRIMLGTYALSSGYYDAYYKKAQQVRTLIKQDFDQAFEKFDLIIGPTAPTPAFKLGEQVGDPLTMYLNDICTIPVSLAGVPAISIPCGTADGLPVGLQIIGKPFDESTVLKAAHAFESQTGFHDLRPALS
- a CDS encoding TM2 domain-containing protein, with product MKESEDWSQNMNEVPLPPSPDAERVQQQEQWAGYGPNGYPVSSQQRKGKKSKWVAGLLAFLVPGIGHMYLGLMVKGIVLMLLVALDITAIVFASMEIDNVLSIVLLSLLMPIIYFYNLFDAIQSTDAVNERNDSMGTLGGFGGGWAGSGFVPSAPQMSSSSPQPPTEGRGLPPIGVVLLAGAGVVFLLMSGTDWTHRLFNSAGSMFGAVVLIAAGVALWFWESRGHQRKGN
- the gatB gene encoding Asp-tRNA(Asn)/Glu-tRNA(Gln) amidotransferase subunit GatB; its protein translation is MSKYETVVGLEVHVELHTNSKIFCGCSTSFGAPPNTHTCPVCLGHPGVLPVLNRQAVEYAMKAAMAINCEIAEWCKFDRKNYFYPDSPKAYQISQFDQPIGQNGWIDIEVNGKTKRIGITRLHLEEDAGKLTHMDGGFGSLVDLNRVGTPLVEIVSEPDIRSPEEAKAYLEKLRAIMQYCDVSDVKMEEGSLRCDANISIRPYGQEKFGTRAELKNMNSFRGVQRGLEYEELRQADVLDSGGTVVQETRRWDEAQGKTISMRGKEEAHDYRYFPDPDLVRLHIDAEWKARVQASIPELPDARQARYMQEYGLSSYDAGVLTASMKLADFFEESLKHTSDAKASANWIMGDLLGYLNANNLELGEVKITGQGLGEMIQLIEKGTISTKIAKTVFKGMIETGKSPQQIVEEQGLVQISDEGAILSIVDAVIAANPQSVEDFRNGKEKAIGFLVGQIMKETKGKANPGLVNKMLIERLNA
- the gatC gene encoding Asp-tRNA(Asn)/Glu-tRNA(Gln) amidotransferase subunit GatC translates to MSITIKEVEHVANLARLELSDAEKEQFAGQLNAILKYAEKLNQLNTDGIEPTSHVLPLANVMREDVVKPSWPIEKVLLNAPEEEDGQFKVPAVLE